A window of the Mucilaginibacter sp. cycad4 genome harbors these coding sequences:
- a CDS encoding M1 family metallopeptidase yields the protein MNCLKLNYLLCAVALMPLTRTASAQSTDTTKYNHQDLFGPITWPVTSGGTHSAAGKPSPNYWQNRADYQIKASLNEGKDTTITGEVIITYTNNSPDKLDYLWLQLDQNLFKPDSRGAAVTPYTGDRFDVRGFSRGGYHIASVDVTYKGETYKVDPIITDARMQLRLNTPMDGKGEKIEIKVNYDFAIPFYGADRMGRKKFKQGYVYEIAQWYPRMCVYDDVEGWNTLPYMGLGEFYCEYGDFDYYITAPANKIVVGSGDLQNPEDVLTPAQLKRLEEARNSDKTVTIISAGEVGKGSTRPFKGTLTWHFKMQNTRDIAWGASDAFIWDAARVNFPSGRKGIAMSAYPVESSGNDGWGRSTEYLKNSMEIYSKAYFEYPWNSAVNVSGVALGMEYPGAIFCLSNLKKGQLWGDVTHEIGHNWFPMIVGSNERKYMWQDEGFNTFINEYATEQFNKGEYVEKSGSAQNVLAGYRNSKDPLMTAPEAIGLNDYGQYYTKTALGLDMLRNVVLGPERFDYAFREYVKNWAFKHPLPYDLFRAMNDASGEDLNWFWKSWFFTTWKLDQAITSVNYIKGNPADGALITLTNNEKMAMPVDLKIVQANGKTETIHLPVNIWQRDGVWKFKYPSTSAIKSMEIDPDHQLPDADLKNNVYRGE from the coding sequence ATGAACTGTTTAAAACTGAATTATTTATTATGCGCTGTAGCGCTGATGCCGTTAACGCGAACGGCATCTGCTCAAAGTACCGATACTACAAAATACAATCACCAGGACCTTTTTGGCCCAATTACCTGGCCTGTCACCAGCGGCGGCACACATTCGGCCGCAGGCAAGCCATCTCCAAATTACTGGCAAAACCGTGCTGATTACCAGATCAAAGCTTCCCTGAATGAAGGCAAGGATACAACCATAACAGGAGAGGTTATCATTACCTACACCAATAACAGCCCGGATAAGCTGGATTACCTGTGGCTGCAGTTGGATCAAAATCTTTTTAAACCGGATTCGCGCGGAGCTGCAGTAACTCCATATACCGGCGACAGGTTTGATGTTCGTGGTTTTAGTCGCGGCGGTTACCATATTGCCTCTGTTGATGTTACGTACAAAGGCGAAACCTACAAAGTTGATCCTATCATTACCGATGCCCGGATGCAGTTGCGCCTTAATACGCCGATGGATGGCAAAGGCGAAAAAATAGAGATTAAGGTTAATTATGATTTTGCAATCCCTTTTTATGGCGCCGACCGCATGGGCCGCAAAAAATTTAAACAGGGTTATGTTTATGAAATTGCCCAGTGGTACCCGCGCATGTGCGTTTATGACGATGTGGAAGGCTGGAACACGCTGCCCTACATGGGATTAGGTGAATTTTATTGCGAATACGGCGATTTTGATTATTATATCACTGCTCCTGCCAATAAAATAGTAGTTGGCTCGGGCGATTTGCAAAACCCGGAAGATGTACTTACCCCGGCACAACTAAAAAGGTTGGAAGAGGCCCGCAACAGCGATAAAACCGTCACCATCATCAGCGCAGGCGAAGTTGGCAAAGGCTCAACCCGTCCGTTTAAAGGCACACTTACCTGGCATTTTAAAATGCAGAATACCCGCGATATTGCCTGGGGGGCTTCGGATGCTTTTATCTGGGATGCGGCAAGGGTTAATTTCCCGTCGGGCCGTAAGGGTATTGCCATGTCGGCCTACCCGGTTGAAAGTTCGGGCAATGATGGCTGGGGCCGCTCAACCGAATACCTGAAAAACAGCATGGAAATTTATTCAAAAGCTTATTTTGAATACCCGTGGAACTCAGCAGTAAATGTATCAGGCGTGGCATTAGGTATGGAATACCCGGGTGCTATCTTTTGCCTCAGCAACCTTAAAAAGGGACAGCTTTGGGGCGATGTTACCCACGAGATAGGCCATAACTGGTTCCCGATGATCGTGGGCTCAAACGAGCGCAAATATATGTGGCAGGACGAAGGTTTTAACACTTTTATTAATGAGTATGCTACCGAGCAGTTTAATAAAGGCGAGTATGTTGAGAAAAGTGGTTCGGCACAAAATGTATTAGCAGGCTACCGCAACAGTAAAGACCCGCTCATGACCGCTCCTGAAGCTATAGGCCTTAATGACTACGGTCAGTATTATACCAAAACCGCATTAGGCTTGGATATGTTACGCAACGTAGTGCTTGGCCCCGAGCGCTTTGACTATGCCTTCCGCGAGTATGTTAAGAACTGGGCATTTAAGCACCCGCTTCCGTACGATCTTTTCAGGGCGATGAATGATGCCAGCGGCGAAGACCTGAACTGGTTTTGGAAATCATGGTTCTTCACCACCTGGAAGCTCGACCAGGCCATTACTTCGGTAAACTACATCAAAGGTAACCCGGCCGATGGCGCGCTGATCACCCTAACCAATAACGAAAAAATGGCCATGCCTGTTGACCTCAAAATTGTTCAGGCTAATGGCAAAACCGAAACTATTCACCTGCCGGTAAACATCTGGCAGCGTGATGGCGTTTGGAAATTTAAATACCCCTCAACATCAGCCATCAAAAGCATGGAAATAGATCCTGATCATCAACTACCCGATGCCGACCTGAAAAACAACGTTTACAGGGGAGAGTGA
- a CDS encoding response regulator — MARNILIIEDDAEILRVLETVLTFHDFEVTGLSRTDDIIAAVKNYNPDLVLTDYMLPGLNGGRICQLIKGNEDTRHIPVILISAYHEQAIALVNFGYDAFVPKPFDINKLVKTINRFLN; from the coding sequence ATGGCAAGAAATATACTCATAATTGAAGATGATGCTGAAATTTTACGGGTGCTTGAAACAGTGCTCACCTTTCATGATTTTGAAGTTACGGGCCTTAGCCGTACCGACGATATTATTGCTGCCGTAAAAAACTATAACCCTGATCTGGTTTTAACCGACTATATGCTGCCCGGCCTCAATGGCGGCCGCATTTGCCAGCTTATTAAAGGCAACGAAGATACACGGCATATCCCGGTGATCCTGATCTCCGCCTATCATGAACAGGCCATTGCCCTGGTTAATTTTGGTTATGACGCATTTGTACCCAAGCCCTTCGATATAAATAAGCTGGTGAAGACGATTAACAGGTTTTTGAATTAA
- a CDS encoding UvrD-helicase domain-containing protein, whose product MDYLQGLNPEQRAAVEQTEGPVMIIAGAGSGKTRVITYRVAHLIRKGVDSFNILVLTFTNKAAREMRERITHVVGTEAKNIWMGTFHSVFAKILRVEAEKIGYPSNFTIYDTDDSKSVLRAILKEMNLDDKLYNVNFVLNRISASKNNLISWQEYNKNEQIQADDFSSGRGQMGKIYEMYATRCYRAGAMDFDDLLYKTNELLKLHPDVLNKYQHKFKYLMVDEYQDTNFSQYLIVKKLAAVNENLCVVGDDAQSIYAFRGANIQNILNFEKDYPDLKVFKLEQNYRSTQNIVNVANSIIRNNKDQLKKNVFSEKESGDKIKVMRAFSDNEEGKIVAEAIMQDRSSNGLKWSAFAILYRTNAQSRSMEEALRKLGIPYKIYGGLSFYQRKEIKDLIAYFRLTFNPNDEEALKRVINYPKRGIGDTSVDKIIVSADQHGITPWEVIVEPGKYLEGKISGAVATFATMIQSFQVLTKTKSAYESALYIAQHSGLLKDLYEDKSVEGLNRYENIQELLNGIKEFSEREDIEEKGLDIFMQDVALLTNDDKDKNKDAETVSLMTIHSSKGLEFPQVYVVGLEENLFPSQMSLNSRSDLEEERRLFYVAVTRAESKLHISYATSRFKFGTLINCEPSRFLDEIDAKYLELDYTAKPASGNSPFFDDERKAWSRDKQPDTFSRPKPAAAAPVKTTSILAKAHVPSANFKPSDTSNLQVGMEVEHERFGFGKVLALEGNKPDIKATIFFKEIGQKQLLLKFAKLYIVQ is encoded by the coding sequence TTGGATTACTTACAGGGTTTAAATCCCGAACAAAGGGCAGCGGTTGAGCAAACTGAGGGGCCGGTGATGATCATTGCCGGTGCCGGATCGGGCAAAACACGTGTTATTACCTATCGCGTGGCGCATTTGATACGCAAGGGTGTTGATTCATTTAACATACTGGTACTTACCTTTACCAACAAGGCTGCCCGCGAAATGCGCGAGCGTATCACCCACGTAGTTGGTACCGAAGCCAAAAATATATGGATGGGCACCTTCCACTCGGTGTTTGCCAAAATATTACGGGTGGAGGCCGAAAAAATTGGCTATCCCAGCAATTTCACCATTTACGATACTGACGACAGCAAAAGCGTTTTAAGGGCCATTTTAAAAGAAATGAACCTTGACGATAAACTGTATAATGTAAACTTTGTACTTAACCGTATCTCGGCGTCAAAAAACAACCTGATCTCCTGGCAGGAATATAACAAGAATGAGCAGATCCAGGCCGACGATTTTTCGAGCGGCCGCGGGCAAATGGGCAAAATTTATGAGATGTATGCTACCCGCTGCTACCGTGCCGGCGCAATGGACTTTGACGATTTGTTGTACAAAACCAACGAACTGCTGAAACTGCACCCCGATGTGCTCAATAAATACCAGCACAAATTTAAATACCTCATGGTTGATGAGTATCAGGATACCAACTTTTCGCAGTACCTGATTGTTAAAAAACTCGCTGCCGTTAACGAAAACCTTTGTGTTGTGGGCGACGATGCGCAAAGTATCTATGCTTTCCGCGGTGCAAATATCCAAAACATCCTCAATTTTGAAAAGGATTATCCGGATCTGAAGGTGTTTAAACTGGAGCAAAACTACCGCTCAACCCAAAACATTGTGAATGTAGCCAACAGCATCATCCGCAATAATAAAGACCAGCTTAAAAAAAACGTATTCTCCGAAAAAGAATCGGGTGATAAGATCAAGGTGATGCGCGCCTTCAGTGATAACGAGGAAGGCAAAATAGTAGCCGAAGCCATTATGCAAGACCGCAGCTCAAACGGGCTTAAATGGTCGGCATTTGCCATCCTTTACCGTACCAATGCGCAATCACGCTCCATGGAGGAGGCTTTACGCAAACTGGGCATCCCGTATAAAATATATGGAGGCTTGTCGTTTTATCAACGTAAGGAGATTAAAGACCTGATAGCCTATTTCAGGCTCACCTTTAATCCTAACGATGAGGAAGCCTTAAAACGTGTTATCAATTACCCCAAACGCGGTATTGGCGACACATCGGTCGATAAGATCATTGTATCAGCCGATCAGCATGGTATAACACCATGGGAAGTTATTGTTGAGCCGGGCAAATACCTCGAGGGCAAAATATCCGGCGCGGTAGCCACCTTTGCTACCATGATCCAAAGCTTCCAGGTGCTGACCAAAACCAAGTCTGCCTATGAATCGGCTTTATATATCGCCCAGCATTCGGGCTTATTGAAGGACCTTTATGAAGATAAATCGGTAGAGGGGCTTAACCGTTACGAAAATATCCAGGAGCTTTTAAACGGGATCAAGGAGTTTTCAGAACGCGAGGATATTGAAGAAAAAGGCCTTGATATTTTCATGCAGGATGTAGCCCTGCTTACCAACGATGACAAGGATAAAAACAAGGATGCCGAAACGGTATCGCTCATGACCATCCACTCCTCAAAAGGGCTTGAGTTTCCGCAGGTTTATGTTGTGGGACTGGAAGAAAACCTGTTCCCGTCGCAAATGTCGCTTAATTCACGCAGCGACCTTGAAGAAGAGCGCCGATTATTTTATGTAGCCGTTACCCGTGCAGAAAGTAAGCTCCATATCAGTTATGCCACTTCACGCTTTAAGTTTGGAACATTAATCAATTGCGAGCCAAGCCGCTTCCTGGATGAAATTGATGCAAAATACCTTGAACTCGATTATACCGCCAAACCAGCTTCAGGTAACAGCCCATTTTTTGATGATGAGCGGAAAGCATGGAGCAGGGATAAACAACCCGACACATTTTCGCGGCCAAAACCGGCAGCTGCTGCCCCGGTAAAAACCACTTCCATACTGGCCAAGGCACACGTACCCTCGGCCAATTTCAAGCCTTCTGATACTTCCAATTTACAAGTGGGTATGGAGGTTGAACACGAGCGTTTTGGCTTTGGTAAAGTACTTGCTCTTGAGGGAAATAAACCCGATATAAAAGCCACCATCTTCTTTAAGGAGATTGGTCAAAAGCAGTTGTTATTAAAATTTGCGAAACTTTACATAGTTCAGTAA
- a CDS encoding helix-turn-helix transcriptional regulator, with protein MSDTIKKKTNKSVGKNIRTLRHQHGWSQEDVANRLGISIPAFSKIETGVTDINLSRLEQIANIFDINVVNILALDTEEVDMRPSSLSVAQKKLIDRESEIANLQRKVILLYEELRNKASVAL; from the coding sequence ATGAGCGATACTATAAAAAAGAAAACAAACAAATCCGTTGGTAAAAACATCCGGACATTACGTCATCAGCATGGATGGAGCCAGGAAGATGTGGCTAACCGTTTGGGCATCTCTATTCCTGCATTTTCAAAAATTGAAACAGGAGTAACGGATATAAACCTGTCGCGCCTTGAACAAATAGCCAATATTTTTGATATAAACGTGGTGAATATACTTGCCCTTGATACCGAAGAGGTTGATATGAGGCCGTCGAGTTTAAGCGTTGCGCAGAAAAAGCTGATAGACCGCGAATCAGAAATTGCCAACTTACAGCGTAAAGTAATATTGCTTTATGAAGAACTGCGCAATAAGGCCAGCGTAGCTTTGTAA
- a CDS encoding tetratricopeptide repeat protein has product MKKIGTIILFFLLSLSVYANDIIDVAAKDTNEVISLNTSAYTNRLTNPEQTVEDATRALKLSTRLNYIDGIAEAYRVIGIGKYYLDQPEKAIENYLNSLSYFTRNNNLRGEAKVYNNIGILFRDHDYERSLTYLNRSLEIAQKINDTKLVGSLYLNIGNVYTRKNNLYMALKFYDKSFPIFQKLRDSVNLIQCLQNRGVIYFKLKDYDKALSLLLEANAGAKARDLNESVASVDLTLAALYMTKGDFKNAEKMVQEGTAYTQLVKDPKLDYDYKYTTYELEYNKKNFARAVNLLREIYTQDSVTYKTNVSAQMNLVEAKRRQEEQLKENERIAERQAYDRSKFWAVTVVAGLMLVVIGLLISNVKRKAKTNAQLTLLNGEVSRQKDNLDRINHHLEEIIDERTKDLQLKNKKLSEHSSYLSHQIRGPIATLRGLINLEKEGLVDQAECLDMMDKCVSEIDEKIIEMSDMLHNPPRV; this is encoded by the coding sequence ATGAAAAAAATCGGCACAATTATATTATTCTTTTTATTATCGCTGTCGGTATACGCGAATGATATAATTGATGTTGCTGCGAAAGATACTAATGAAGTAATAAGCCTGAATACCAGTGCCTATACTAACAGGCTAACAAATCCGGAGCAAACCGTTGAAGATGCTACCAGGGCGCTGAAGCTCTCTACCAGGCTCAATTATATTGATGGTATTGCAGAGGCTTACCGTGTTATAGGTATTGGTAAATACTACCTTGATCAGCCTGAAAAGGCGATTGAAAATTACCTGAACTCCCTTTCATATTTTACCCGCAACAATAACCTGCGGGGCGAGGCCAAGGTTTATAATAATATAGGGATCCTGTTCCGCGACCACGACTACGAACGCTCCCTTACCTATCTTAACAGATCGCTGGAGATAGCACAAAAAATAAATGATACTAAATTGGTAGGTTCATTATATTTAAATATAGGCAACGTTTATACGCGTAAAAATAACCTGTATATGGCGCTTAAGTTTTATGACAAAAGTTTCCCTATATTTCAAAAGCTGCGCGACTCAGTAAACCTGATCCAATGTTTGCAAAACCGTGGTGTTATTTATTTTAAGCTTAAGGACTACGATAAAGCCCTGAGTTTATTGCTGGAGGCTAATGCAGGTGCAAAAGCGCGCGATTTAAACGAGTCGGTAGCCAGCGTTGATCTTACACTTGCTGCGCTTTACATGACAAAAGGCGATTTTAAAAACGCGGAAAAGATGGTGCAGGAAGGGACTGCTTATACGCAGTTGGTAAAGGATCCTAAGCTTGATTACGATTATAAATACACTACGTACGAACTGGAATATAACAAAAAGAATTTCGCCCGGGCGGTAAATTTATTACGGGAAATATACACGCAGGATAGTGTTACCTATAAAACGAACGTATCGGCACAAATGAATTTGGTTGAGGCCAAACGCCGGCAGGAAGAGCAGCTGAAAGAAAACGAAAGAATTGCAGAGCGCCAGGCCTACGACCGGTCGAAATTTTGGGCGGTAACCGTAGTTGCAGGTTTGATGCTTGTAGTAATTGGTTTGCTGATCAGTAATGTAAAACGTAAAGCCAAAACCAATGCACAGCTTACGCTGCTAAACGGTGAAGTGTCCCGGCAAAAGGATAACCTTGATCGGATCAATCATCACCTCGAAGAGATCATTGACGAGCGTACCAAGGATTTACAGTTGAAAAACAAGAAGCTTTCTGAGCATTCGTCGTATCTGTCACATCAGATCAGGGGGCCAATAGCCACATTACGCGGCTTGATCAACCTTGAAAAAGAAGGCCTGGTTGACCAGGCCGAATGTTTGGATATGATGGATAAATGCGTATCTGAAATTGATGAAAAAATCATCGAAATGAGCGATATGCTGCATAACCCACCGAGAGTTTGA
- a CDS encoding dipeptidase, translating to MQHIKQYVEQNKQRLLDELFDLLRLASVSADPKYKPEVLKTADYVAAKLRDAGADNVEICQTAGYPIVYGEKIIDASKPTVLVYGHYDVQPPDPLELWKTPPFEPTVRDGKIYARGACDDKGQFYMHVKAFELMMQTGTLPCNIKFMIEGEEEVGSSNLGIFVKANKEKLKADVVLISDTSMISMEHPSLETGLRGLSYLEVEVTGPNRDLHSGVYGGAVANPITILAQMIASLHDENNHITIPGFYNDVVPLTEAERKALNSAPYDEAEYKKDLDVTELWGEKGYSTFERTGTRPTLELNGIWGGYIGEGAKTVLPSKANAKISMRLVPNQTSEAITKLFTDHFLSIAPPYVKVKVTPHHGGEPAVTPTDSVAYRAAQKAIAESFGKEPIPTRGGGSIPIVALFEAELGLKTVLMGFGLDSDALHSPNEKYDIYNYYKGIETIPLFHKYFAELSN from the coding sequence ATGCAGCACATAAAGCAATATGTTGAGCAAAACAAACAGCGTTTACTTGATGAGTTATTTGACCTGTTACGTTTAGCTTCGGTTAGTGCCGATCCAAAATACAAACCTGAAGTATTAAAGACTGCCGATTACGTGGCAGCAAAGCTTCGCGATGCCGGAGCCGATAACGTTGAAATTTGCCAAACCGCCGGTTACCCTATTGTATACGGCGAAAAGATTATAGATGCATCTAAACCTACGGTACTGGTTTATGGGCACTATGATGTACAACCACCGGATCCGTTAGAACTGTGGAAAACCCCTCCCTTCGAACCAACTGTTCGCGACGGAAAAATATATGCCCGCGGTGCCTGCGATGATAAAGGCCAGTTTTATATGCATGTAAAAGCTTTTGAGCTCATGATGCAAACCGGCACGCTCCCCTGCAATATCAAGTTTATGATAGAGGGCGAAGAAGAGGTTGGCTCATCAAACCTGGGCATCTTTGTAAAAGCCAATAAAGAAAAACTAAAAGCCGACGTGGTGCTGATTTCTGATACATCGATGATCAGTATGGAGCACCCTTCGCTTGAAACCGGCTTACGCGGTCTATCATACCTTGAGGTTGAAGTAACCGGCCCTAACCGCGATCTGCATTCGGGTGTTTACGGTGGCGCCGTAGCCAACCCCATCACTATCCTGGCCCAGATGATTGCCAGCCTGCACGATGAAAACAATCATATCACCATTCCCGGTTTTTATAACGATGTGGTGCCGCTTACCGAAGCAGAACGCAAGGCCCTGAACAGTGCCCCCTATGATGAAGCCGAATACAAAAAAGACCTTGACGTTACCGAACTTTGGGGCGAAAAAGGTTACAGCACATTTGAGCGTACAGGCACCCGTCCTACCCTTGAGCTAAACGGCATTTGGGGCGGCTATATCGGCGAAGGTGCCAAAACAGTGCTGCCTTCAAAAGCCAATGCCAAAATCTCTATGCGTTTGGTGCCTAACCAAACATCAGAAGCAATAACCAAACTGTTTACCGATCACTTTTTGAGCATTGCCCCTCCTTATGTTAAGGTTAAGGTAACCCCTCATCATGGCGGCGAACCGGCTGTAACCCCTACCGATAGTGTAGCCTACCGTGCAGCCCAAAAAGCCATCGCCGAATCCTTTGGTAAAGAGCCTATCCCAACCCGTGGTGGTGGCAGTATCCCTATTGTTGCGTTGTTTGAAGCCGAGCTTGGCTTAAAGACCGTATTGATGGGTTTCGGGCTTGATAGTGATGCCCTGCACTCGCCTAACGAAAAATATGATATTTATAATTATTATAAAGGAATTGAAACCATTCCGCTGTTTCACAAATATTTTGCGGAGTTGTCAAACTAA
- a CDS encoding GNAT family N-acetyltransferase encodes MLIRKATIEDLPVLLQFEQGIITAERPFDSTLKPGAISYYDLNGFITSAEVQVLVAEIDGEIAGSGYARIKKNPDTYYDFEKYAYLGFMYVLPAHRGKGVNQAIIEELKKWVADQGLVEIRLEVYNDNTGAIKAYEKVGFEKRMIEMRIRL; translated from the coding sequence ATGCTGATCAGAAAAGCTACCATTGAAGACCTGCCTGTATTGTTGCAATTTGAGCAGGGTATAATCACTGCCGAACGCCCTTTTGATAGCACACTCAAGCCCGGCGCTATAAGTTATTATGATTTAAACGGGTTTATAACCTCGGCCGAAGTACAGGTTTTAGTGGCCGAAATTGACGGAGAGATAGCAGGCAGTGGTTACGCCCGCATTAAAAAGAACCCCGATACCTATTACGACTTTGAAAAATACGCCTACCTGGGTTTTATGTATGTATTGCCCGCACACCGCGGAAAAGGAGTAAACCAGGCAATTATTGAGGAGCTGAAGAAATGGGTAGCAGATCAGGGACTTGTTGAAATAAGACTTGAAGTATATAACGATAATACAGGTGCTATTAAAGCCTATGAAAAGGTGGGGTTTGAAAAGCGGATGATCGAGATGCGGATAAGGCTGTAA
- a CDS encoding dipeptide epimerase produces MTITHIEIYRFSIPMEPFTIATGTLSHAQNVFIRVHTDAGFYGVGECSAFPMIVGETQDTCLLMAREFARLWKGKDALDIEARLQELHSFTAGNTTIKSAFDNALFDIAAKNAGLPLYQFLGGEKRVVESDITIGIAGHHTMALKALDFKASGANILKVKLGKNVVEDVERIKQIREAVGPAMKIRIDANQGWTFNEAVFALQSIAQYDIEFCEQPIRTWYDDRVPELMQLSPVKIMADESVYNHHDARKQINAGACHYINIKMAKSGGIYEAKKIHDVAASYGIPCMMGGMLESRIALSAKLHFVYASPNIRFYDMDTCKLGHLVDPCIGGAIYDGYHLTIEDAPGIGADADEAFLADCERFTI; encoded by the coding sequence ATTACCATCACCCATATAGAGATCTACCGCTTCAGTATCCCGATGGAGCCGTTTACCATTGCTACCGGAACTTTATCCCATGCTCAAAATGTTTTTATCCGCGTACATACCGATGCCGGTTTTTACGGCGTAGGGGAGTGCTCTGCTTTCCCGATGATTGTGGGCGAAACACAGGATACCTGCCTGCTTATGGCGCGTGAGTTTGCGCGGTTATGGAAAGGCAAGGACGCGCTTGATATTGAAGCGCGTCTTCAGGAGTTGCATAGCTTTACTGCCGGTAATACCACTATAAAAAGTGCCTTTGATAACGCCTTGTTTGATATAGCCGCTAAAAACGCGGGCTTGCCTTTATACCAGTTTTTAGGGGGCGAAAAGCGCGTTGTAGAATCGGATATTACTATAGGTATAGCCGGGCATCATACCATGGCTTTAAAAGCCCTTGATTTTAAAGCTTCCGGCGCAAATATCCTGAAGGTAAAGCTGGGTAAAAATGTAGTAGAAGATGTGGAACGCATTAAGCAGATCCGCGAAGCTGTTGGCCCGGCTATGAAGATCCGTATTGATGCCAACCAGGGCTGGACTTTTAACGAAGCCGTTTTTGCATTGCAGTCAATTGCGCAATATGATATTGAATTTTGCGAACAACCCATCCGTACCTGGTATGATGACAGGGTGCCCGAACTGATGCAGTTGTCACCCGTTAAAATCATGGCCGATGAAAGCGTGTATAACCATCACGACGCCCGTAAGCAGATCAATGCCGGGGCCTGTCACTATATTAATATAAAGATGGCTAAATCGGGCGGTATTTATGAGGCCAAAAAGATCCATGATGTCGCGGCCTCATATGGTATTCCCTGTATGATGGGAGGGATGCTGGAAAGCCGTATAGCCCTAAGCGCCAAGCTGCACTTTGTATACGCCAGCCCGAATATCCGGTTTTACGATATGGATACGTGTAAGTTGGGGCATTTGGTTGATCCCTGTATTGGCGGGGCTATCTACGATGGCTATCATTTAACTATTGAAGATGCGCCTGGGATTGGTGCAGATGCTGATGAAGCATTCCTGGCGGATTGCGAACGCTTTACTATCTAA
- a CDS encoding DUF4290 domain-containing protein: MAKENTPANFDYNSTRNKLILSEYGRNVQNMVKYIVALPTKEERNRYAQVVIDLMGFLNPHLRDVADFKHKLWDHLHIISDYQIDVDSPYPKPSPDAVHIKPAPLNYPHQRIKYKHYGKTIELMIEKAKAIEEPERKRHMIQAIANFMKMAYVQWNKDSVSDESILSDLYALSGGTLKLEENINLNRVDFRPNNFQQNNTNNNNRGRNNNQNNQNRGGSNGGRQNNNQNRNNNQNRNRNNGGAKKY, from the coding sequence ATGGCTAAAGAAAACACGCCTGCAAATTTTGATTATAACTCAACCAGGAATAAACTGATCCTGTCTGAATATGGCCGTAACGTACAAAATATGGTTAAATATATTGTAGCGCTGCCAACTAAAGAAGAACGTAACCGCTACGCACAGGTAGTTATTGACCTTATGGGTTTCCTTAACCCCCACCTGCGCGATGTGGCCGATTTTAAGCACAAACTATGGGACCACCTGCATATCATATCTGATTACCAGATTGATGTTGATTCACCATATCCCAAGCCATCGCCGGATGCTGTGCATATTAAGCCAGCGCCTTTAAATTATCCTCATCAGCGCATCAAATACAAGCACTACGGCAAAACCATTGAGCTGATGATTGAAAAAGCTAAAGCTATTGAGGAACCCGAACGCAAGCGCCATATGATCCAGGCGATAGCCAATTTCATGAAAATGGCTTACGTGCAATGGAACAAGGATTCGGTAAGTGACGAAAGTATCCTGTCTGACTTGTATGCCTTGTCAGGCGGTACGCTGAAACTGGAAGAGAACATTAACCTTAACCGCGTTGATTTCCGTCCTAATAACTTTCAGCAAAACAATACCAATAACAACAACCGCGGCCGTAACAATAACCAGAACAATCAAAACCGCGGTGGCAGCAACGGCGGCAGGCAAAACAATAATCAAAACCGCAACAACAACCAAAACCGCAACCGTAACAACGGCGGCGCAAAAAAATATTAA